The Deltaproteobacteria bacterium genome window below encodes:
- a CDS encoding 4-coumarate--CoA ligase: TEIVFMTSGSTGVPVPCRQKTALLEQEIMAQADIHAGCRRIVALVPRHHIYGFLFTILLPKVLNTPVLELAPVPAAISTAGLGPGDLVVAFPLFWKSLADLGRPLPGGLQGVTSTGPCPADSIHALLDLGLTRMTEVYGSSETGGLGCRHRPTDAYTLFPFWQPEISADGQPSALRRRMPEGGTTGPYPLPDVVEWEDTRHFRPVRRTDKAVQVAGVNVHPDKIAALLRTHPLVRDCAVRLMRPEEGQRLKAFVVGRDGTDPAALRRELKAWAGDRLSAAELPRSWTLGPALPVNSLGKASDWDVE; this comes from the coding sequence ACCGAAATCGTTTTCATGACCTCCGGCAGCACCGGGGTTCCGGTCCCATGTCGCCAGAAGACGGCCCTGCTTGAGCAGGAAATCATGGCCCAAGCGGACATCCATGCCGGTTGCCGACGCATCGTCGCCCTGGTTCCGCGCCACCACATCTACGGCTTCCTGTTCACCATCCTCCTACCCAAGGTCTTGAACACCCCGGTGCTGGAGTTGGCGCCCGTGCCCGCGGCCATCTCCACGGCGGGACTCGGACCCGGCGACCTTGTCGTGGCCTTTCCTCTGTTCTGGAAGTCCCTGGCCGACCTGGGCCGCCCCCTGCCCGGCGGTCTCCAGGGCGTGACCTCGACCGGCCCCTGCCCGGCCGACAGCATCCACGCCCTGCTGGATCTCGGACTCACGCGCATGACCGAAGTCTATGGTTCGTCCGAAACCGGCGGCCTCGGCTGCCGCCATCGGCCGACCGACGCCTACACCCTGTTTCCTTTCTGGCAACCGGAAATCTCCGCCGACGGCCAGCCCTCCGCCCTGCGGCGTCGCATGCCCGAAGGCGGCACCACCGGCCCGTATCCGCTGCCCGACGTCGTCGAATGGGAGGACACCCGCCACTTCCGGCCGGTCAGAAGAACGGACAAGGCCGTGCAGGTGGCGGGCGTGAATGTCCACCCGGACAAAATCGCGGCCCTGCTGCGAACGCATCCCCTCGTGCGGGACTGCGCGGTCCGCCTCATGCGACCCGAGGAAGGGCAGCGCCTGAAGGCTTTTGTCGTCGGGCGCGACGGGACGGACCCGGCCGCCTTGCGTCGGGAACTGAAAGCCTGGGCCGGGGATCGTTTGTCGGCAGCGGAACTTCCCAGATCCTGGACCCTTGGGCCAGCGCTGCCGGTCAACAGCCTGGGCAAGGCCTCGGATTGGGATGTGGAGTAA